The DNA segment GCGGAACTCGCCGAAAAGCGGCTGTTCCTTGAATTCGGGATGGGCCAGAAAGTAGGGCCGGGCCTCGAAGGTGCGCCGGCTCTTTTCCATGTCGTCCACACCGACGATCCGGTCCTCCGCCTGGAGATAGACCAGATAGCGCAGACTCCCCGGGCCGGAACAGATCACCCGCTCCGGGTGTCTGGGCACCGTCAGCTCCCGCCCCCAGGCATCGGTGACCTCCATGGTATCGTTCCCCGCACACGCCGCTCCGGCAGAAAGGAAGGCCGCCGCCAGCACAAGAGAGAGCACCGCAGTCACTTGATACAGTCCGCTTCGTCCACGCACAGGAATCCCTCCATACCCAATTGGTGTTACGAATATACTAATCCGTAACACTCGGCAGCGCAAGGGATTCCTGTACCAATCTATAGGTAGCGTTGCCCAAATCGCTCGATCACGTCGAGGAACCCTGTGGGGAGGCGACGGCGCACCTCGTCGGCGATCCAGGCCGGCGGCGGGCCGCAGGCGGCCTCCGCCAGCGCCCCGGCGATGGCGGCCAGGGTGTCGGCGTCACCCCCCAGGGAGACGGCCAGACGCACCGCCTCCTCGAAGTCCCCGGCCTCAAGAAAGGCACGAAACGCCTGGGGAACGCTGCCCGGCGCGGTGGCGTCGAAACGGTAGGCTGGGCGGAGCTCCGCAATGGAGGTGCCCAGATCGTACCCGGCGAAGGATTCCACCCGGCGGGCGATCTCCCGCCGGTCCACCCCTCTGCGCGCCCAGAACACCCCCAGCGCCACCGCCTGTGCCCCTCTGATCCCCTCGGGGTGGCCGTGGGTGGGCAGTGCGCTCGCCTCGGCCTCCGCCTTCACCACTTCCTCGTCGTCGAAGGCCCAGCCGACAGGGCTCACCCGCATGGCCGCCCCGTTGCCCAGGCTGTTCGCGGGCTCCCGGGCCCCCTGCAGCAGTCGGCGCCTGGTGGCGCTGCTGAAGCCCGCATCGGGATAGGCCTGCCCGTAGCGACAGAGGTAGTCCCGGTAGCTGCCGCCGCTGAGCAGGCAGTCCGCCAGCGCCACGGTGAGCACCGTATCGTCGGTGAATCGGCTCCCCTCAAGAAAGAGCGGGAAATCGGTCCGCTTGACAGGCCGGCCTTCGTAGACCGACCCGATCA comes from the Synergistales bacterium genome and includes:
- a CDS encoding ADP-ribosylglycohydrolase family protein translates to MIGAIAGDVIGSVYEGRPVKRTDFPLFLEGSRFTDDTVLTVALADCLLSGGSYRDYLCRYGQAYPDAGFSSATRRRLLQGAREPANSLGNGAAMRVSPVGWAFDDEEVVKAEAEASALPTHGHPEGIRGAQAVALGVFWARRGVDRREIARRVESFAGYDLGTSIAELRPAYRFDATAPGSVPQAFRAFLEAGDFEEAVRLAVSLGGDADTLAAIAGALAEAACGPPPAWIADEVRRRLPTGFLDVIERFGQRYL